The genome window GGAAATTGAAAGCcatgactggaaacagctacAGACAAACCCTCTCATCTAGAATGACTGAACTACCAATGAAATAAGACTATATGGAGCAACAGATCTTTACTTTGAGACCATACATATGCATGAGCTATATGTAAAATAGATAAGATGTTGGTTCTAACAATGCCCATCATGTCAAAGCACACAAACAGACCCAGTCCAATACAGCACTGTGATGAACAGACTGCTGTGAAGGCCACATATAGAGAGCTTATCTATGCGCAACTGAAACCCGCTAATTCAAACATTTTCTTGATGACAAAGGTGCTTCGTTGCCTACTGTACTGAAAGTGTTTAGATTTTCACTGAAGCAGTGAAAGATCTGCCATATGTCCATTAAATTAGATTAGTGCTAATTAATGTCCATTATCACATATCAGAAACAGACCACTGACCACAGTCTGTATCACATGGTGAATAACAAATACCCACAAATCAGTACAGTAAACCAAACTGTGTGCACCTGTTTTTGATTGATCATCAGTCCACTTAGAATCTTAACTGCCAGATTACAAACTGCGTCCAGTTGATCATAGTGCTTTACCTTGTTGATCATGTTTAGGGTGCACTCGAAGACGGCATCAAAGATCTGTGGTATCTCGCTGGTGATGTGTCCCCCCAGCTTGTTGACGATGGTTGCCATTGTGCTGAGGACCTCGGGCTCACGGGCAGCGGGGACATTGCGCTGGTAGTCGATGAGGACGGCGTCCAGCAGCGGTGGAACAAAGTTTTCCCCTACCTAGAATACAACAACAGCACTGATCAACACGCAAActacagaggaggaaaaaacagGAGCATCCACCTTTGAAGACAGGTGCTGACAAGAAATTTAAGTCTTCCTGGTACATTACAACAGTGCAGCTATCATTTTAGCATAAACTCTGACACattatgaatatttattgttatgcagatAACAACACAGCTGAGGGCAGAGGAAATAAAATCTTTGTGTTTGATCTAAAAATACCAACTGGATTAGTTCTACCTCTGTTCTACTGTCAACTGTTTCATTGAGTGCCAGTGTGTACTATCTCCTGAGGACACGAGTAAAAATATATCACTGCTATTTGCTGAAGACCACATTAAATTCACAAAATAGAAATGCTAATCGTATATAACAAACCGCTTTATTCAAAAAGTTACAGAGTTTTTAGATAGTAAGAGTAAAATGTTCATCAACCCAAAACAGGCCTATGGTCACCAGACAACTTTAGAAATTTTTAGGTTTTCATTTCTGAGGATTTCAGAGTGACTTCTCACCATCTGTGGGTCATTTGATCGGCTGACCCAGCCTGAGATCAGTTTCAGTGTCTCTCGTTTCACTGTTCTCATACTCCGGATCAAGGGCTGTTTTGTCACCATCTCACCTGGAACACAAAGGGGACACACATACTGAAGGTACAGCGTGAAGAAAATTTTGCACAGGGCACCAAGAAGAGCGCTTTGCGTGTGTAGCTCAAACAAAACTTGACTACGATGCGCGGACATTTGCAGACCTGTGCATCAAATAAATGCTGACTGGTTGAGGAGGAAAGGGTCTGCAGGGGTGTGCGTCGGGGTCTCCTCTTGTTTGATATACATTCTGGTTTAGTAAATGCTACATTGCTCCCCAGAATACTTTTGGTAAAGCAGTGAGATGATAGAGACTGAGGTGCTGCAGCTCTTCCTCTAATACAGTATCTCTGGTTGGTCACAATGTTGCAAATCACTGAGCAAGACTGCTTTATGGCAATATTAGATTTACAGAATTTCTGTATCAATGTGATGAAGTATTTGGATTTGTCATCAGGTATTTCATTCACTGGATTATCCCAAAATAGACATTTCCATCTTGTTACGTTACCTATAAATGGTTTCTAGACATTACATATAACTTAATAGAAGATTTTATCCGTATCGCCCATCCCTACAGGTAAGGATGCACAGGTGTGGTAAGCCTGGCTGCTATCACAGTCAAATTACTTATAGCCATCTGCACTGCATCACGTCAATGTTATACTTTGTGTCTTGTTCTTAGAAAAAGATGGATCACAGTCAAGCTGACCAACACAAACTCCTTAGAAAGGTCTGGTTAAGCTTTTGAACAGGGTTTATTCCTTCTGAACGGATCGCCACTTCTTCCCTGCTCGGAAGCAGCAGCCAATGCAAGTGCAAAAATCCTTGATACTTGATCTTTACTGACAGACCTCATACGGCACCTCTCCTCCCATTTAAGCACAGAAAGACTCAGAGATGAGTCACCAAAAACAGGAGCAtgcaaagggggggggggggggggggggggggaggggggggggggacagtcTTACTGCCCTACAAACAAAATGCCACTACCGAATGACAAAGTAATAAAATGCTACTGCGTGACAAGTACATAAGCGAAGGTTATAATAAAAATCTATTCCAAAGTGATAGTTTGTGTTAGTGAGTGTAGCCTGATGGTTCATTTCTGAACTCTTTATAAAGTACTAACACATCGTATTGAAAGCATTTGAGTATTTTTCAAACCTGGAATCACACAAAGGACTGCATGCCTAAACAACAATGACACCACACATCCTGCACAGTGTTCTGATCCCTTACACAGGtttaacaacacaaacaagTCCTCCACAAATGCAAGGCATAACACAGACGAGCAAACACTTTAGGTTAGGCCTCAGCAGTGTTCAACTATTAACATAGGTTATGAAGACATTTATGTTCATATCCTAGAGACACTGATGATTTATACGAGGGGCAATGTATGTCAAACTGGAGAAACTACTTCCAGTGCTGCTGAGGGAACCTCACCGTCAGTCTATCAATCTCTTTAGGCTGTCAGCTACCTACACTATCATCATTTCATATGTGTGTAACAACTGCCATGTTACCCTAACGACTCTGATTTGACACCAGGGTGTGAACAACGATGAGGTGAATCTACAGATtatcacaagcacacacctcCCTTACCATTTGTCTGAATGGCGGCAGAGATGTTCTCGCTGAGGCACTTGTAGACGTTGAGCATGTCAAGGTAAATCCGTCCCAACTGGATGACAAAGGGGTGTCCTACAGCCTTACAGGCTCGGACGTTGGTCTTCAGGATGCTGCCCAGCTGTTTCACAGTCTCTGGgtccttcaaaatgtccacgtTCTgagggagcagcaggaggagggatGGAGCAGACCATAGATTAACACACTGTTCTTCTTTGTCTGTCATAGACATATAGGCTGGTATATTAGGTTAAATTATAGTATGGTAGTATTATAGCTGCAACGtttagtcgattaatcaataagttgtcaactattaaattaattagcCACTATTTTGATAAACGCTCAAGCATTTTGAGTCTGATAGAaactctgatttcagcttctcaaatgtaaacagtgtctttactcctctatgacagtaaactgtatATCATTGGGGttataggtaggtaggtatTTTGGTCTCTTACCTTGGTGGCCTGCTGGATGATGCTATCCCACACTTGATTGGGCAGCAGCATATATTTTTCTATCAGATGTTCTTGAACAGCCTGATCTGTTTGGGCCCCAATCATATAACCTACTGCCTCATAGAACGTGTGCAcctgcacacaaacagaaaaaacttGGGTCAGCATGCAAACTTGCAAAAGCAACAAGAGAAATTATTTGCAGAAGTTTGGTAATAACTGGGTGTCTCTCTGCACAGATGTGATCAATCTCTAGAGATGATGAAAATGGCCATCCACACCTGCTGAGGCTGAAGGTCACAGATGATGGTGTTGATGTTGTTGAGGATCTCGTCGATGAAGGGCATCACTTCTCCCACCTGCACCTGGATAAAGTGGCGCCGGCACTTCTGGGCGATCTTGATGAAGGTGTCACAGGCCATGTCCTGGACACCATCATGGGTCTCTGATGAAGAAGGGCCATGGAGGGTGTTATTAAGTTACATCAAAATATGATATTTATAAaatctttatacattttattttaaatactctCATCTCTCACCATGCATGAACTCAAAGAGCTTGTTGACCACAGTTTTGAGGAACTTCCAGTGGGCTCTGAGAAAGCGTGGATACTGGCCAACAATATACATGATGTTGGAGGCTATGATGGCTTTGTTGTCCTTTCCTCTTTTTTGCTCGCATAGGCCCAGCAGATCCTGAGACAAGCAGGTTTTCACAATTACAGATATATAACCGGCCGTCAGTGTTTAGTGTTCTATAAAATGGCTTGGAAAATCCTTTAACATCAAAGtggtataaaaaacaaaaaacaatcacaTGATCTGACCAGAGAGGGAATAATAAACTGCAAGTTAGCATTTTAAGCTGCTATTCCCACATGTTCAGTGCTTTTTTATACCTTGATGACAGTAACCAGGAACCTCTTCTCGTCCTCCTCGTGCATAGCCCCGCTGATGGATCCGATGGCCCAGCACAATGTATTGAGGTTCTTCCAGGACCATTCAGTACCGTTAACCTGGTTGTGAAGCTTCTCTGTCATTATGCGTTCTGTGTCCGCATAGTCCAGGTGAGTGAGGTACACTGCACAAAGTAGATTCGTGAGTGTACAATGTATGGTATACTTAAAGCCAAAAGCACACCTCTGTGCAGATGTTAACAAGGACAAAATGTGAACATGAAAAAAGTGTACAGAGACAGTGGTATGTTTTGCCACTGTGGTAAGTGACACTGATCAATATATCTGTCAAACCCCAATTTTACCAGCAGTTGGTGATTTGCggctattattttttatatatatatatatatatatatatatatatatatatatatatatatatatatatatatatatatatacatacacacaatgcatttcatgttttcttattgtgcaaataaatctcaaagtgtttgtcatttgttatttaacatttcttgttaataatgttctgaaaaatagcttttaacaaatgctttcaagaAGTGATGTGGACAAAAGCAGCCTTTTTAAAAGGTGGTAGCGTAAATGACACTTAGAGCTGACCCATGTgggaataaatgtttaaatgctaTACAATGAGGTGTTTGTTGttaatgcgcacacacacacacacacacacacacacacacatattctcaCAGCGACCTCATCTGTCTGTTATTTCTGTCATGCGCATTACAAACTGCAATCTCACCACCATGGAAGTAGCTACTGTTGACTCCCGTGGGGACCGAAGTGGAGCTGCATCAAGTTAGAAGAAGGGAAGACACCGCAATACCGgaattaaatgtcaaaataaaagcacgatACAACGCGCCTGGATACTGTCTCCAGACATAAAACAGTATGAGTAATCATTATCAGTGCAATTAATCAGTATACACGATACCACTACATTTGTATTCTCAATAACATCCATAAAAACAAtaagattaattaatttatgaTTGTATCCATACTGTGGTTTAGTGCACACACAGATTCTGGACCCTGGACAGCACAGTTCTTTCAAAAAGGAATAAAATTATGTGGTGGGaaaagtactcagatcttttagAAGTACCAACACAACAGTGTAGATCTACTCCGTTACAAATACGTTGTTCATTCAGAAATGTATAGGCCTAAGTATAAATGCATTAGCAGCAAAATGACCTTAAAGTACTTATTAGTAAAAATACTTATTAAGCAGagtggcccatttcagaataatctACATATGTTGATGCAGTGTTCATCACTTTGTTGTCGGTAAAAATGGAGGTGTTTTAACTATTTCATATACTGCTGGTTATTaatccagtggttctcaaatgttttcacataaagGAAAAAATAAGCCACTGATCCCCATTTGATAGaatttttgctttttatatgTTCTAATATAGAGAAAGTTTAAGAAACAAATGGTTCTACATTGTGTTACATATGTTCAGTGTCCgggagtaactagttacatgtaatttagatacgtaatttaaatacaaaataaatgtactgtaatcTGTTACAGttactggtaaaaaaaaaaaaaaaagtgaaattctGAACAGTAAACAACTTCTTTgctaaaaatgtgaaattaaattactgttacatttgaaaatgttcatgattacatTGGTGGTTACATCTgaacattttctgtaaaaaggctatattttgaataatattcattttgttgctttgcatgtttttcatgtgcacaatgtcttcctttgccatttccagtCACAACTGTTTAATAAAGTTTGATGCTTCTCTGATGCTTCTGATCGGTTCTCATGTTTAAATTTGCAGCGCCACCAGTCTGCCAGATAAACTGCCTCTCAAgctgtttttggaaaatggttaacagttgaaaacattcattagaaatgtagaaaagtaattaaatgtatttatgtatacGATAGGTTATATTACTTTGataaagtatataaatatatccgAATTTAGGAATAGTTAGtattatattagtttatttatattttgcattaATAAACTGAATCGG of Micropterus dolomieu isolate WLL.071019.BEF.003 ecotype Adirondacks linkage group LG13, ASM2129224v1, whole genome shotgun sequence contains these proteins:
- the xpo1b gene encoding exportin-1, which produces MVRCAFGFKYTIHCTLTNLLCAVYLTHLDYADTERIMTEKLHNQVNGTEWSWKNLNTLCWAIGSISGAMHEEDEKRFLVTVIKDLLGLCEQKRGKDNKAIIASNIMYIVGQYPRFLRAHWKFLKTVVNKLFEFMHETHDGVQDMACDTFIKIAQKCRRHFIQVQVGEVMPFIDEILNNINTIICDLQPQQVHTFYEAVGYMIGAQTDQAVQEHLIEKYMLLPNQVWDSIIQQATKNVDILKDPETVKQLGSILKTNVRACKAVGHPFVIQLGRIYLDMLNVYKCLSENISAAIQTNGEMVTKQPLIRSMRTVKRETLKLISGWVSRSNDPQMVGENFVPPLLDAVLIDYQRNVPAAREPEVLSTMATIVNKLGGHITSEIPQIFDAVFECTLNMINKNFEEFPEHRTHFFYLLQAVNSHCFPAFLAIPPAQFKLVLDSIIWAFKHTMRNVADTGLQILYTLLQNVAQEEAAAQSFYQTYFCDILQHIFSVVTDTSHTAGLTMHASILAYMFNLVEEGKITTVLNPASPTNNQVFIQEYVANLLKTAFPHLQDAQVKVFVTGLFSLNQDIPAFKEHLRDFLVQIKEFAGEDTSDLFLEEREASLRQAQEEKHKIQMSVPGILNPHEIPEEMCD